In the Camarhynchus parvulus chromosome 12, STF_HiC, whole genome shotgun sequence genome, TTAAAACATACTGCACAGGTGAGGGAACTGGAGAATTAAATCTTATTCCCACCATGTTTTGCTGGTGGAGTTAAAATGCTGTCTCATGAAGCTTGTTTAAATGGACATCCTACCTTCAACTCTAGGAGaaagtgtttttaaatgagGAAGCAGTTGAAGTGAGAGGTTATAGGGCACTGGGATGTTATTGTtgatttaattaaatgaaaagttaCTTCAAGTTAATTCTATCATTTAAACTTTATTGCAAGATCCTTTTTGATTTAAAACCTTAAACAAATTGCACTTTAAAGGATTATAGAtaatccattttttaaaattcaagtaCATCAGTGTTTGTTACTATGCAGAGATTGTCTGTACAAAGTTTCATGTAACCTGTgatattcatttttattaaaatgttaatggaATTCCTTCAGCAGCGTGTGGTGGGTATGTTCCAGTGGGATTCAACCTCCAAGCCAGACCTCCCAAGAActgagcagcacctctgctAAAGGAAATACCCTGGGGAGtattcctggctctgcagaaacAAGACCCAAGCTCTTCTGCCTGCTTACAGAAGATCGTCTCCCCCCATTTACCcgaggggcagagcagcccctgctgcacaGACCCCTCCAAGCAGCTTTCCCTCTggaccaggagctgctgagagaagcctggcagagctccctggcATCTCCAAAGGCTGCTCTGAATGTGTCCCAGCTCTTCATacacactgcacacacctgcTGCTTAGGCTCAGTGCAGCTGAATAACTCATTTTGCACTGCAAGACCTATAGTAAGGGTGTGCTGTTGTCAGCCCAGGtgaggagttaaaaaaaaaaagaaaccacaaaaaactTGAATAGTAAAAGCAAAGCATCTGggcatttttttaatcactctCATGTGGCAGCTAGTAAGGAAAAATTAGGTATTGTTTCCCATCACATAGTGGAAAGGTTCAGGATCTTTATTTGAGCTCTTGTACAGAAGCCTTTCTGCATGTGCAGAGTGCTCTTCAAAGCAGACACAGCACCATCTCTTaacccagccccaggctgccacagcctctgctcagagctgcagtgaaCTGCTGCACTGAGGGCTGGGCTTCAGTGATCAGCCTGATCATTGCTCTTTAATGAGCCTTGCAAccacaggctcctgcagctgtaCAGCATTCAAggcctgctcctgctctctgcagctctgcactcaatcactgctgcagcaggttCAACACAGCTCCTCTGGTACTTACAAGCCAAGCAAAACCAGAGGATTTTTCCCTCATGCTGAGTTTACAACAGGGTTTCtccacaaacagcagcactgacccagCTGTACTGTTGAACAAACAAGCATAACCACATGGTTGCAGACAGAAAGTGTGGCTTGGGGGGGTAACCccatataaatattttgggaGGTCACTATACTTTCCCCACTGTACAAAAGATTATGGAGCTTATACAACGGAAATTATGCATACAACATGCCCAACACCAAGAATGCCTTGTAGATTAGGATTTTAAAACATCTATTTACAACTTATATATTCAAagtttttttcactgcaaataCTATATCCTTCACTTGAGGTATGCTGTTATCCTCTAAGATTTTTGCATAAGGCATGGGGACATCAGCACCAGTGACACGCACAGCTGGAGCATCCAGGTAGTTAAAGGCAGGTCCTGAAACAGAAGACAGTGTGAGGTTGCCAAGTAGTATGCTTTCATCTTGATtcaatttctgaattttactctatttaaataaacaattttgTTCCTGTAGCTCTAATATTCCAGAAAGCAGTGTTCTGGCTTGTTTGTGTTTATGAACTCTGGGGTTTGGTCACCCACCCTGTGAAAATCTCCAGAGTAAGACAGCTCCATTCCTCTGATGTAACCTCTAACTGCTTTTGCCTGGCTTCATCAAGAATAATCAGGATTTAGAGTAGGGAATGAGATCAGTGTGCTGTGAAACTCAGTACCTTCCATGATCCTGGCACAGATTTCAGCTCCTACTCCAAACTGGGGCCAACCTCCTTCTACAGTGACCAGATGGTTTGTCTTGGCCACGCTGGCTTCCACCGTCTCCATGTCCATCGGTCGAATGGTTCGCAGGTTTATGAcctggggaaaggcagagtgtgagcctggctgtgccctgagcctgaGAGCTGAGcctgtgagctgtgccctgagcctgagagctgagccctgagcccGTGAGCTGAGCCCgtgagctgtgccctgagcccgTGAGCTGCGCCCTGAGCCCGTGAGCTGCGCCCTGAGCCCGCGCCCTGAGCCCgtgagctgtgccctgagcctgaGAGCTGAGCCTGtgagctgagccctgagcctgtgagctgagccctgagcctgtgagctgtgcctgtgagctgtgccctgagcctgtgagctgtgcctgtgagcTGAGCCGTGAGCCCGGAGCCCTGAGCCCGtgagctgagccctgagcccGGAGCTGGcctgtgagctgtgccctgagcccgTGAGCCTGTGCCTGAGcctgtgagctgtgccctgagcctgtgagcctgtgccctgagcctgtgagctgtgccctgagcccgtgagctgtgcctgtgagctgagccctgagcctgtgccctgagcctgtgagcctgtgccctgagcctgtgagcctgtgccctgagcctgtgagcctgtgccctgagcccgtgagctgtgccctgagcccgtgagctgtgccctgagcccgtgagcctgtgccctgagcctgtgagcctgtgccctgagcctgtgagctgtgccctgagcccgtgagctgtgccctgagcccgtgagctgagccctgagcccgtgagctgtgcctgtgagctgagccctgagcctgtgagctgtgccctgagcctgtgagctgtgccctgagcctgtgagctgtgccctgagcccgtgagctgtgccctgagcctgtgagctgagccctgagcccgtgagctgagccctgtgccctgagcccgtgagctgtgccctgagcccgtgagctgtgccctgagcccatgagctgtgcctgtgagctgagccctgagcctgtgagcctgtgccctgagcccatgagctgtgccctgagcccgtgagctgtgcctgtgagcCTGTGCCTGTGCGCCCTGAGCctgtgagctgtgcctgtgcccgagctgtgccctgagcccgtgagctgtgccctgagcccatgagctgtgcctgtgagctgtgccctgagcctgtgagcctgtgccctgagcctgtgagcctgtgccctgagcctgtgagcctgtgccctgagcctgtgagcctgtgccctgagcccgtgagcctgtgccctgagcccgtgagctgtgccctgagcccgtgagctgagcctgagcccgtgagctgtgccctgagcctgtgagcctgtgccctgagcctgtgagctgtgccctgagcccgtgagctgagccctgagcccgtgagctgagccctgagcccgtgagctgagccctgagcccgtgagctgagccctgagcccGTGAGCTACCATTGCTTGGGTACAGAGCCCCTCAGCACTTCCAGCTGTTCTGAATCCAAAGACAAGACTTCATTACTAATTTCTAACTCAGAAACATGAACAGCACATGCTGTTAGGGCACTTGCAAGTATTAAGACTGTTGTAGGTAATACACTGAAGTTTTGCAGAACTTGAACAAGTAGATGCtactttttcccccccacttcAGGGAATGACAGAAGTAACCCAAACTCCACTCACCTCACACTCTACACCTTCTTTAGAAAGTacagcagctgcttccaaaCAATGGCCAACAGGTCTTGAGTGTGCCACTAATGTAACATGAGTTCCTAGAACAGAAACAAGAGTTAGAAAAAACTTCTTGAGATTTAAAGCTTTTTCCTAGACCTCAGGTTCCTTTCAAGGTAGCATTAGGATTCACTTGTAAATTTTAGGTTCTTagatttatttgaaatactGAGCCCAGACATAGTATGAAGAGATAAAGGACCATGTTAAGACACAAATTTTGCCCTTGAATTCAGCTAGCTGAAGAGGTATTTAATAGAGTTTTCAGATTATCCTATTCAAATATTCATATAATTCAGAGGTAAATTATGAAAAAGTGGGCAGAAACACTACAGTGAtctctttttgcatttttgacCAAAACCACATACTTGGGTGAGGAAAGAATTGTTTCAGCCATCACCTACCCAATCTGTACTACAGAACAAATCCCTTATTGGAATCCTTTAGAAGGGTATAGTTTAAGCTGAGATATGGACAATCAGGTAATATTTCCTTGTAAGGGCAACAGAACATGAAACCACAACACTGGATAAAAGAACATTTGAATACttaatatttgaaatacttttctgtACCCTGAATAGATGAGAGGTTAAGAAAAGGCGCCAAGCATGTCAATTAATAAGGAAACAAATGCATTCTCACCTTAccttgcttttctatttttgctttcCCAATGGGAATAACAAATTCCTTTGACTGTGCCTGTTCAGACATTTCAAAGGGAACACCGTAGAGTAATTCACTTTCCAGCACCACAACTAGAAGGAAACATACTTGGATTAGTGTGtacagctgcaggcacaggccTGCACTGACCATTAACAGTCCTGCAGCTCAAGACAGCAAACCCACCCAGGCAACAAGGGAGTGAGGACTGCTtgcagaaagaattaaaaaaaaaaaaagtaaatataagTTTTTCCTTCaataatgaattattttaaaaacttctacAACTACTCTGAAATGAGGTGAGCCATTTTACTTTTGGTACATGACAGTACAATCACTAGTTTTAGAAAGGTcccatatttttaattactgtttgtgaaaaaataaagtcaaaggTTGCCCTGCTCTTGAATAAGGACATTCTGAATTTATAATTTGAATTTCATGATCTGTAAAATTGAGTTACATAGGCACTATAAATGCAggaatataatgtaatataataattCTCCTAACTCATCTTCACCCGTTTTAACCCCTTTATGATAGATTTGTAAATACTCCCAGGTTTCCTGGTTGATACCAAACTAGTACTAAAACTGTGCACCTGGCAGCAGCATAAAATCAGTCTACTGTTAGCATTGTTAGGGAAAGCACGAATCCCTCTGTGTCTTTTTACATACCCTGAAACTGCAGTAAGCCAACCTTGAGTGCTTCAGGGTTTAACCAATCTTTGTTTCGTGGGTAAAACCAGCCATTCCTTAGGACTGAGTGCCAGGTATTGCTATGACCTGCTCGTGCCCACCTGGATTATCATCCCGGATGGATGCTTTCAGCAGCCCTTTGGCATCCTCGGAGCTCCAGGGGCTGACGACCTTGAGGCCGGGGCAGTGGCCGTACCAGGCA is a window encoding:
- the PDHB gene encoding pyruvate dehydrogenase E1 component subunit beta, mitochondrial, which encodes MAAAAATLRHLALGARLAPHSSGARARLQRLQQRRGLRLSAPAAIQVTVRDALNQALDEELERDERVFLLGEEVAQYDGAYKISRGLWKKYGDKRVIDTPISEMGFTGIAVGAAMAGLRPVCEFMTFNFSMQAIDQVINSAAKTCYMSAGSIPVPIVFRGPNGASAGVAAQHSQCFAAWYGHCPGLKVVSPWSSEDAKGLLKASIRDDNPVVVLESELLYGVPFEMSEQAQSKEFVIPIGKAKIEKQGTHVTLVAHSRPVGHCLEAAAVLSKEGVECEVINLRTIRPMDMETVEASVAKTNHLVTVEGGWPQFGVGAEICARIMEGPAFNYLDAPAVRVTGADVPMPYAKILEDNSIPQVKDIVFAVKKTLNI